Proteins encoded together in one Apis cerana isolate GH-2021 linkage group LG4, AcerK_1.0, whole genome shotgun sequence window:
- the LOC108000858 gene encoding protein borderless isoform X4, which translates to MCFAPVFRTPRSSSAASRDSYLISRPLSSRDSFEIVESTQSWSRPRKMSKAILGVHRLLIIFLCYQATGYSLILEEEKEPNYLNAGVGEYAVFNCDLDFPHETPIPYILQWNRDGRTIFSWFHNGYSTGLGYEGRVHLLEDAAGRGYGQGSINLTNIRESDQGWYECRVIFPNRTPNSRNNGTWFHLAIDGASPFPTSVPGETLLAVPPVNKTVMEGESVDFDCVAKGEKSIVSWLREGVEITEIEDLKRRASIGEDGTLTINSAAMGDLGEYSCVVTGETGDQQSASAFLNVQYKAKVIYAPREVYLPYGKPALLDCHFRANPPLTNLRWEKDGFLFDPYNVQGVFYRRNGSLYFSKVDETHSGSYTCTPYNELGTEGPSPSITVVVQRPPVFTVTPQHLYIRKLGENLEIPCDAKDGDQSHRPSIVWYKDGSPIPLTNRTIIIGGNLTIDRIQEQDRGLYQCAVSNEAATVVADTELMVLNVPPRAPYNLSANSSNNAVTLTWVPGYVRPKMEYSVWYRPTDTTEWRTMKILSRKITEATINNLNPGREYEFMVLSQDKHGDGMFSKTLRIFTQPNSLEENSASEYRSPPDDRMGPPLNVRVQATVQGYLVTWEPPAYGKEQVRLYAVRWFRGPSEQLYGRAETTDTYYLVKTLEEESYYTFEVAAMSISDDVATSDRVSLEVPAYRRNRAISMGIVAGIGFLAAALAAIWWARKRFCQSSNEK; encoded by the exons ATGTGTTTTGCTCCCGTGTTTCGTACGCCGCGTTCCTCGTCGGCCGCGAGCCGTGATTCGTATCTGATATCGCGTCCACTGTCCTCGAGAGACAGCTTCGAAATCGTCGAGAGTACCCAGAGTTGGTCGCGACCAAGGAAAATGAGCAAAGCGATTCTTGGCGTTCACCGCCTGTTGATAATCTTCCTTTGCTATCAAG CTACCGGGTACAGCTTGATActggaagaggagaaggagccGAATTATCTGAACGCAGGAGTGGGAGAGTACGCGGTGTTCAATTGCGATTTGGACTTTCCCCACGAAACACCGATACCGTACATCCTTCAATGGAATCGTGAC GGCAGGACGATCTTCTCGTGGTTTCACAACGGATACTCGACGGGGCTGGGGTACGAGGGCCGCGTGCACCTGCTGGAGGATGCCGCGGGCCGAGGTTACGGGCAGGGGAGCATCAATTTGACCAACATCCGGGAGAGCGACCAGGGATGGTACGAGTGCAGGGTCATCTTCCCGAACAGGACCCCGAACTCGAGGAACAACGGGACGTGGTTCCACCTCGCCATAGATG GTGCGTCGCCGTTTCCGACGTCTGTTCCAGGCGAGACTTTGCTGGCGGTTCCGCCCGTCAACAAGACCGTGATGGAAGGCGAGTCGGTTGACTTCGACTGCGTCGCCAAAGGGGAGAAGTCGATCGTCTCTTGGCTGCGAGAGGGGGTGGAAATCACGGAGATCGAG GACTTGAAGAGGAGGGCGTCGATCGGCGAGGATGGCACGTTGACGATCAACTCGGCCGCTATGGGGGACCTCGGGGAGTACAGTTGCGTGGTTACAGGCGAGACCGGTGACCAGCAGAGCGCCTCCGCCTTCCTCAACGTGCAAT ACAAGGCGAAAGTGATCTACGCTCCCCGAGAGGTGTACCTCCCCTACGGGAAACCGGCGCTTCTCGATTGCCACTTCAGGGCGAATCCGCCCCTGACGAATCTACGTTGGGAGAAGGATGGGTTTCTGTTCGATCCGTACAACGTTCAAGGCGTGTTCTACAGGAGGAACGGCTCCCTCTACTTCAGCAAGGTGGACGAAACTCATTCCGGAAGTTACACTTGCACGCCGTACAACGAGCTGGGCACCGAGGGGCCCAGTCCATCGATCACCGTG GTGGTGCAGAGGCCGCCCGTATTCACGGTCACCCCCCAACACTTGTACATAAGGAAGTTGGGAGAGAATTTGGAGATACCTTGCGACGCGAAGGACGGAGATCAATCTCACAGGCCGTCGATCGTTTGGTACAAG GATGGCTCGCCAATACCGTTGACCAACAGAACCATTATAATCGGTGGCAACTTGACGATCGACAGGATACAAGAGCAGGACAGGGGATTGTACCAATGCGCGGTGAGCAACGAGGCCGCGACGGTGGTGGCGGACACCGAGTTGATGGTATTGAACGTCCCTCCAAGGGCGCCGTACAACTTGAGCGccaacagcagcaacaacgCGGTCACGTTGACTTGGGTGCCGGGATACGTGAGACCCAAGATGGAATACTCGGTCTG GTACAGGCCGACCGACACCACCGAGTGGAGAACGATGAAGATCTTGTCGAGAAAAATCACCGAGGCGACGATAAACAATCTGAATCCGGGACGGGAGTACGAGTTCATGGTGCTTAGCCAGGACAAACACGGGGACGGGATGTTCAGTAAAACGTTGCGCATTTTCACCCAACCCA attCGTTGGAGGAGAATTCGGCATCCGAGTATCGTAGTCCTCCAG ACGATCGGATGGGTCCACCGTTGAACGTGAGAGTGCAAGCGACCGTGCAAGGTTATCTGGTCACTTGGGAGCCCCCTGCTTACGGGAAGGAGCAAGTGAGACTGTACGCCGTTAGATGGTTCCGTGGGCCGTCCGAGCAGTTGTACGGCAGAGCGGAAACGACCGACACTTACTATTTGG TTAAAACGCTGGAGGAGGAGAGTTACTACACGTTCGAGGTGGCCGCTATGTCCATCTCGGACGACGTGGCAACGAGCGATCGCGTCAGTCTCGAAGTGCCGGCGTACCGTAGAAACAGAGCGATTTCGATGGGCATAGTGGCGGGGATAGGATTCCTGGCAGCCGCTCTGGCCGCGATATGGTGGGCGAGGAAACGTTTCTGTCAATCGTCCAACGAAAAATAA
- the LOC108000858 gene encoding protein borderless isoform X2 — protein sequence MCFAPVFRTPRSSSAASRDSYLISRPLSSRDSFEIVESTQSWSRPRKMSKAILGVHRLLIIFLCYQATGYSLILEEEKEPNYLNAGVGEYAVFNCDLDFPHETPIPYILQWNRDGRTIFSWFHNGYSTGLGYEGRVHLLEDAAGRGYGQGSINLTNIRESDQGWYECRVIFPNRTPNSRNNGTWFHLAIDGETLLAVPPVNKTVMEGESVDFDCVAKGEKSIVSWLREGVEITEIEDLKRRASIGEDGTLTINSAAMGDLGEYSCVVTGETGDQQSASAFLNVQYKAKVIYAPREVYLPYGKPALLDCHFRANPPLTNLRWEKDGFLFDPYNVQGVFYRRNGSLYFSKVDETHSGSYTCTPYNELGTEGPSPSITVVVQRPPVFTVTPQHLYIRKLGENLEIPCDAKDGDQSHRPSIVWYKDGSPIPLTNRTIIIGGNLTIDRIQEQDRGLYQCAVSNEAATVVADTELMVLNVPPRAPYNLSANSSNNAVTLTWVPGYVRPKMEYSVWYRPTDTTEWRTMKILSRKITEATINNLNPGREYEFMVLSQDKHGDGMFSKTLRIFTQPNSLEENSASEYRSPPDDRMGPPLNVRVQATVQGYLVTWEPPAYGKEQVRLYAVRWFRGPSEQLYGRAETTDTYYLGNSRYMRQFRDIPNHFFVYAVPVKTLEEESYYTFEVAAMSISDDVATSDRVSLEVPAYRRNRAISMGIVAGIGFLAAALAAIWWARKRFCQSSNEK from the exons ATGTGTTTTGCTCCCGTGTTTCGTACGCCGCGTTCCTCGTCGGCCGCGAGCCGTGATTCGTATCTGATATCGCGTCCACTGTCCTCGAGAGACAGCTTCGAAATCGTCGAGAGTACCCAGAGTTGGTCGCGACCAAGGAAAATGAGCAAAGCGATTCTTGGCGTTCACCGCCTGTTGATAATCTTCCTTTGCTATCAAG CTACCGGGTACAGCTTGATActggaagaggagaaggagccGAATTATCTGAACGCAGGAGTGGGAGAGTACGCGGTGTTCAATTGCGATTTGGACTTTCCCCACGAAACACCGATACCGTACATCCTTCAATGGAATCGTGAC GGCAGGACGATCTTCTCGTGGTTTCACAACGGATACTCGACGGGGCTGGGGTACGAGGGCCGCGTGCACCTGCTGGAGGATGCCGCGGGCCGAGGTTACGGGCAGGGGAGCATCAATTTGACCAACATCCGGGAGAGCGACCAGGGATGGTACGAGTGCAGGGTCATCTTCCCGAACAGGACCCCGAACTCGAGGAACAACGGGACGTGGTTCCACCTCGCCATAGATG GCGAGACTTTGCTGGCGGTTCCGCCCGTCAACAAGACCGTGATGGAAGGCGAGTCGGTTGACTTCGACTGCGTCGCCAAAGGGGAGAAGTCGATCGTCTCTTGGCTGCGAGAGGGGGTGGAAATCACGGAGATCGAG GACTTGAAGAGGAGGGCGTCGATCGGCGAGGATGGCACGTTGACGATCAACTCGGCCGCTATGGGGGACCTCGGGGAGTACAGTTGCGTGGTTACAGGCGAGACCGGTGACCAGCAGAGCGCCTCCGCCTTCCTCAACGTGCAAT ACAAGGCGAAAGTGATCTACGCTCCCCGAGAGGTGTACCTCCCCTACGGGAAACCGGCGCTTCTCGATTGCCACTTCAGGGCGAATCCGCCCCTGACGAATCTACGTTGGGAGAAGGATGGGTTTCTGTTCGATCCGTACAACGTTCAAGGCGTGTTCTACAGGAGGAACGGCTCCCTCTACTTCAGCAAGGTGGACGAAACTCATTCCGGAAGTTACACTTGCACGCCGTACAACGAGCTGGGCACCGAGGGGCCCAGTCCATCGATCACCGTG GTGGTGCAGAGGCCGCCCGTATTCACGGTCACCCCCCAACACTTGTACATAAGGAAGTTGGGAGAGAATTTGGAGATACCTTGCGACGCGAAGGACGGAGATCAATCTCACAGGCCGTCGATCGTTTGGTACAAG GATGGCTCGCCAATACCGTTGACCAACAGAACCATTATAATCGGTGGCAACTTGACGATCGACAGGATACAAGAGCAGGACAGGGGATTGTACCAATGCGCGGTGAGCAACGAGGCCGCGACGGTGGTGGCGGACACCGAGTTGATGGTATTGAACGTCCCTCCAAGGGCGCCGTACAACTTGAGCGccaacagcagcaacaacgCGGTCACGTTGACTTGGGTGCCGGGATACGTGAGACCCAAGATGGAATACTCGGTCTG GTACAGGCCGACCGACACCACCGAGTGGAGAACGATGAAGATCTTGTCGAGAAAAATCACCGAGGCGACGATAAACAATCTGAATCCGGGACGGGAGTACGAGTTCATGGTGCTTAGCCAGGACAAACACGGGGACGGGATGTTCAGTAAAACGTTGCGCATTTTCACCCAACCCA attCGTTGGAGGAGAATTCGGCATCCGAGTATCGTAGTCCTCCAG ACGATCGGATGGGTCCACCGTTGAACGTGAGAGTGCAAGCGACCGTGCAAGGTTATCTGGTCACTTGGGAGCCCCCTGCTTACGGGAAGGAGCAAGTGAGACTGTACGCCGTTAGATGGTTCCGTGGGCCGTCCGAGCAGTTGTACGGCAGAGCGGAAACGACCGACACTTACTATTTGGGTAACTCTCGATACATGCGTCAATTCCGCGATATCCCGAATCATTTTTTCGTTTACGCTGTTCCAGTTAAAACGCTGGAGGAGGAGAGTTACTACACGTTCGAGGTGGCCGCTATGTCCATCTCGGACGACGTGGCAACGAGCGATCGCGTCAGTCTCGAAGTGCCGGCGTACCGTAGAAACAGAGCGATTTCGATGGGCATAGTGGCGGGGATAGGATTCCTGGCAGCCGCTCTGGCCGCGATATGGTGGGCGAGGAAACGTTTCTGTCAATCGTCCAACGAAAAATAA
- the LOC108000858 gene encoding protein borderless isoform X1, producing the protein MCFAPVFRTPRSSSAASRDSYLISRPLSSRDSFEIVESTQSWSRPRKMSKAILGVHRLLIIFLCYQATGYSLILEEEKEPNYLNAGVGEYAVFNCDLDFPHETPIPYILQWNRDGRTIFSWFHNGYSTGLGYEGRVHLLEDAAGRGYGQGSINLTNIRESDQGWYECRVIFPNRTPNSRNNGTWFHLAIDGASPFPTSVPGETLLAVPPVNKTVMEGESVDFDCVAKGEKSIVSWLREGVEITEIEDLKRRASIGEDGTLTINSAAMGDLGEYSCVVTGETGDQQSASAFLNVQYKAKVIYAPREVYLPYGKPALLDCHFRANPPLTNLRWEKDGFLFDPYNVQGVFYRRNGSLYFSKVDETHSGSYTCTPYNELGTEGPSPSITVVVQRPPVFTVTPQHLYIRKLGENLEIPCDAKDGDQSHRPSIVWYKDGSPIPLTNRTIIIGGNLTIDRIQEQDRGLYQCAVSNEAATVVADTELMVLNVPPRAPYNLSANSSNNAVTLTWVPGYVRPKMEYSVWYRPTDTTEWRTMKILSRKITEATINNLNPGREYEFMVLSQDKHGDGMFSKTLRIFTQPNSLEENSASEYRSPPDDRMGPPLNVRVQATVQGYLVTWEPPAYGKEQVRLYAVRWFRGPSEQLYGRAETTDTYYLGNSRYMRQFRDIPNHFFVYAVPVKTLEEESYYTFEVAAMSISDDVATSDRVSLEVPAYRRNRAISMGIVAGIGFLAAALAAIWWARKRFCQSSNEK; encoded by the exons ATGTGTTTTGCTCCCGTGTTTCGTACGCCGCGTTCCTCGTCGGCCGCGAGCCGTGATTCGTATCTGATATCGCGTCCACTGTCCTCGAGAGACAGCTTCGAAATCGTCGAGAGTACCCAGAGTTGGTCGCGACCAAGGAAAATGAGCAAAGCGATTCTTGGCGTTCACCGCCTGTTGATAATCTTCCTTTGCTATCAAG CTACCGGGTACAGCTTGATActggaagaggagaaggagccGAATTATCTGAACGCAGGAGTGGGAGAGTACGCGGTGTTCAATTGCGATTTGGACTTTCCCCACGAAACACCGATACCGTACATCCTTCAATGGAATCGTGAC GGCAGGACGATCTTCTCGTGGTTTCACAACGGATACTCGACGGGGCTGGGGTACGAGGGCCGCGTGCACCTGCTGGAGGATGCCGCGGGCCGAGGTTACGGGCAGGGGAGCATCAATTTGACCAACATCCGGGAGAGCGACCAGGGATGGTACGAGTGCAGGGTCATCTTCCCGAACAGGACCCCGAACTCGAGGAACAACGGGACGTGGTTCCACCTCGCCATAGATG GTGCGTCGCCGTTTCCGACGTCTGTTCCAGGCGAGACTTTGCTGGCGGTTCCGCCCGTCAACAAGACCGTGATGGAAGGCGAGTCGGTTGACTTCGACTGCGTCGCCAAAGGGGAGAAGTCGATCGTCTCTTGGCTGCGAGAGGGGGTGGAAATCACGGAGATCGAG GACTTGAAGAGGAGGGCGTCGATCGGCGAGGATGGCACGTTGACGATCAACTCGGCCGCTATGGGGGACCTCGGGGAGTACAGTTGCGTGGTTACAGGCGAGACCGGTGACCAGCAGAGCGCCTCCGCCTTCCTCAACGTGCAAT ACAAGGCGAAAGTGATCTACGCTCCCCGAGAGGTGTACCTCCCCTACGGGAAACCGGCGCTTCTCGATTGCCACTTCAGGGCGAATCCGCCCCTGACGAATCTACGTTGGGAGAAGGATGGGTTTCTGTTCGATCCGTACAACGTTCAAGGCGTGTTCTACAGGAGGAACGGCTCCCTCTACTTCAGCAAGGTGGACGAAACTCATTCCGGAAGTTACACTTGCACGCCGTACAACGAGCTGGGCACCGAGGGGCCCAGTCCATCGATCACCGTG GTGGTGCAGAGGCCGCCCGTATTCACGGTCACCCCCCAACACTTGTACATAAGGAAGTTGGGAGAGAATTTGGAGATACCTTGCGACGCGAAGGACGGAGATCAATCTCACAGGCCGTCGATCGTTTGGTACAAG GATGGCTCGCCAATACCGTTGACCAACAGAACCATTATAATCGGTGGCAACTTGACGATCGACAGGATACAAGAGCAGGACAGGGGATTGTACCAATGCGCGGTGAGCAACGAGGCCGCGACGGTGGTGGCGGACACCGAGTTGATGGTATTGAACGTCCCTCCAAGGGCGCCGTACAACTTGAGCGccaacagcagcaacaacgCGGTCACGTTGACTTGGGTGCCGGGATACGTGAGACCCAAGATGGAATACTCGGTCTG GTACAGGCCGACCGACACCACCGAGTGGAGAACGATGAAGATCTTGTCGAGAAAAATCACCGAGGCGACGATAAACAATCTGAATCCGGGACGGGAGTACGAGTTCATGGTGCTTAGCCAGGACAAACACGGGGACGGGATGTTCAGTAAAACGTTGCGCATTTTCACCCAACCCA attCGTTGGAGGAGAATTCGGCATCCGAGTATCGTAGTCCTCCAG ACGATCGGATGGGTCCACCGTTGAACGTGAGAGTGCAAGCGACCGTGCAAGGTTATCTGGTCACTTGGGAGCCCCCTGCTTACGGGAAGGAGCAAGTGAGACTGTACGCCGTTAGATGGTTCCGTGGGCCGTCCGAGCAGTTGTACGGCAGAGCGGAAACGACCGACACTTACTATTTGGGTAACTCTCGATACATGCGTCAATTCCGCGATATCCCGAATCATTTTTTCGTTTACGCTGTTCCAGTTAAAACGCTGGAGGAGGAGAGTTACTACACGTTCGAGGTGGCCGCTATGTCCATCTCGGACGACGTGGCAACGAGCGATCGCGTCAGTCTCGAAGTGCCGGCGTACCGTAGAAACAGAGCGATTTCGATGGGCATAGTGGCGGGGATAGGATTCCTGGCAGCCGCTCTGGCCGCGATATGGTGGGCGAGGAAACGTTTCTGTCAATCGTCCAACGAAAAATAA
- the LOC108000858 gene encoding protein borderless isoform X3 — MCFAPVFRTPRSSSAASRDSYLISRPLSSRDSFEIVESTQSWSRPRKMSKAILGVHRLLIIFLCYQATGYSLILEEEKEPNYLNAGVGEYAVFNCDLDFPHETPIPYILQWNRDGRTIFSWFHNGYSTGLGYEGRVHLLEDAAGRGYGQGSINLTNIRESDQGWYECRVIFPNRTPNSRNNGTWFHLAIDGETLLAVPPVNKTVMEGESVDFDCVAKGEKSIVSWLREGVEITEIEDLKRRASIGEDGTLTINSAAMGDLGEYSCVVTGETGDQQSASAFLNVQYKAKVIYAPREVYLPYGKPALLDCHFRANPPLTNLRWEKDGFLFDPYNVQGVFYRRNGSLYFSKVDETHSGSYTCTPYNELGTEGPSPSITVVVQRPPVFTVTPQHLYIRKLGENLEIPCDAKDGDQSHRPSIVWYKDGSPIPLTNRTIIIGGNLTIDRIQEQDRGLYQCAVSNEAATVVADTELMVLNVPPRAPYNLSANSSNNAVTLTWVPGYVRPKMEYSVWYRPTDTTEWRTMKILSRKITEATINNLNPGREYEFMVLSQDKHGDGMFSKTLRIFTQPNSLEENSASEYRSPPDDRMGPPLNVRVQATVQGYLVTWEPPAYGKEQVRLYAVRWFRGPSEQLYGRAETTDTYYLVKTLEEESYYTFEVAAMSISDDVATSDRVSLEVPAYRRNRAISMGIVAGIGFLAAALAAIWWARKRFCQSSNEK, encoded by the exons ATGTGTTTTGCTCCCGTGTTTCGTACGCCGCGTTCCTCGTCGGCCGCGAGCCGTGATTCGTATCTGATATCGCGTCCACTGTCCTCGAGAGACAGCTTCGAAATCGTCGAGAGTACCCAGAGTTGGTCGCGACCAAGGAAAATGAGCAAAGCGATTCTTGGCGTTCACCGCCTGTTGATAATCTTCCTTTGCTATCAAG CTACCGGGTACAGCTTGATActggaagaggagaaggagccGAATTATCTGAACGCAGGAGTGGGAGAGTACGCGGTGTTCAATTGCGATTTGGACTTTCCCCACGAAACACCGATACCGTACATCCTTCAATGGAATCGTGAC GGCAGGACGATCTTCTCGTGGTTTCACAACGGATACTCGACGGGGCTGGGGTACGAGGGCCGCGTGCACCTGCTGGAGGATGCCGCGGGCCGAGGTTACGGGCAGGGGAGCATCAATTTGACCAACATCCGGGAGAGCGACCAGGGATGGTACGAGTGCAGGGTCATCTTCCCGAACAGGACCCCGAACTCGAGGAACAACGGGACGTGGTTCCACCTCGCCATAGATG GCGAGACTTTGCTGGCGGTTCCGCCCGTCAACAAGACCGTGATGGAAGGCGAGTCGGTTGACTTCGACTGCGTCGCCAAAGGGGAGAAGTCGATCGTCTCTTGGCTGCGAGAGGGGGTGGAAATCACGGAGATCGAG GACTTGAAGAGGAGGGCGTCGATCGGCGAGGATGGCACGTTGACGATCAACTCGGCCGCTATGGGGGACCTCGGGGAGTACAGTTGCGTGGTTACAGGCGAGACCGGTGACCAGCAGAGCGCCTCCGCCTTCCTCAACGTGCAAT ACAAGGCGAAAGTGATCTACGCTCCCCGAGAGGTGTACCTCCCCTACGGGAAACCGGCGCTTCTCGATTGCCACTTCAGGGCGAATCCGCCCCTGACGAATCTACGTTGGGAGAAGGATGGGTTTCTGTTCGATCCGTACAACGTTCAAGGCGTGTTCTACAGGAGGAACGGCTCCCTCTACTTCAGCAAGGTGGACGAAACTCATTCCGGAAGTTACACTTGCACGCCGTACAACGAGCTGGGCACCGAGGGGCCCAGTCCATCGATCACCGTG GTGGTGCAGAGGCCGCCCGTATTCACGGTCACCCCCCAACACTTGTACATAAGGAAGTTGGGAGAGAATTTGGAGATACCTTGCGACGCGAAGGACGGAGATCAATCTCACAGGCCGTCGATCGTTTGGTACAAG GATGGCTCGCCAATACCGTTGACCAACAGAACCATTATAATCGGTGGCAACTTGACGATCGACAGGATACAAGAGCAGGACAGGGGATTGTACCAATGCGCGGTGAGCAACGAGGCCGCGACGGTGGTGGCGGACACCGAGTTGATGGTATTGAACGTCCCTCCAAGGGCGCCGTACAACTTGAGCGccaacagcagcaacaacgCGGTCACGTTGACTTGGGTGCCGGGATACGTGAGACCCAAGATGGAATACTCGGTCTG GTACAGGCCGACCGACACCACCGAGTGGAGAACGATGAAGATCTTGTCGAGAAAAATCACCGAGGCGACGATAAACAATCTGAATCCGGGACGGGAGTACGAGTTCATGGTGCTTAGCCAGGACAAACACGGGGACGGGATGTTCAGTAAAACGTTGCGCATTTTCACCCAACCCA attCGTTGGAGGAGAATTCGGCATCCGAGTATCGTAGTCCTCCAG ACGATCGGATGGGTCCACCGTTGAACGTGAGAGTGCAAGCGACCGTGCAAGGTTATCTGGTCACTTGGGAGCCCCCTGCTTACGGGAAGGAGCAAGTGAGACTGTACGCCGTTAGATGGTTCCGTGGGCCGTCCGAGCAGTTGTACGGCAGAGCGGAAACGACCGACACTTACTATTTGG TTAAAACGCTGGAGGAGGAGAGTTACTACACGTTCGAGGTGGCCGCTATGTCCATCTCGGACGACGTGGCAACGAGCGATCGCGTCAGTCTCGAAGTGCCGGCGTACCGTAGAAACAGAGCGATTTCGATGGGCATAGTGGCGGGGATAGGATTCCTGGCAGCCGCTCTGGCCGCGATATGGTGGGCGAGGAAACGTTTCTGTCAATCGTCCAACGAAAAATAA